The Ziziphus jujuba cultivar Dongzao chromosome 7, ASM3175591v1 genome includes a region encoding these proteins:
- the LOC132804465 gene encoding secreted RxLR effector protein 161-like, whose amino-acid sequence MDGARPSPSPMVSNKPLSLEEGDILSNPELYRSTIGALQYLTLTRPNISFTVNKLSQFVQAPTSLHWDACKRLLRYLKGTATHGLFIKSTMKLVVHGFSDSDWASDRTDRRSTSGYGIFLGSNLISWRSKKQQVVACSSTEAEYRALAHITSELCWLQNLIKELELQLPIPIVWTDSLSAAALAENPVLHQRTKHIEIDMHFVRDKVLEKSLQIRYVPTRDQVADVFTKSLGTSRFLYLKNKLGVVQTT is encoded by the coding sequence ATGGATGGAGCTAGGCCCTCACCATCACCTATGGTTTCTAATAAGCCTTTATCTCTAGAAGAGGGAGATATTTTGTCAAATCCTGAGTTGTATCGAAGTACCATTGGTGCTCTTCAATATCTTACATTGACCAGACCTAATATTAGTTTTACAGTGAATAAACTCAGTCAATTTGTGCAAGCTCCAACATCTTTACATTGGGATGCTTGTAAACGATTGTTAAGATACTTAAAAGGCACTGCAACACATGGCTTGTTCATCAAGTCAACAATGAAACTTGTTGTTCATGGATTTTCAGACTCAGATTGGGCAAGTGATCGAACAGACAGAAGATCAACAAGTGGTTATGGAATTTTTCTAGGTTCAAATCTTATTTCATGGAGGTCCAAGAAGCAGCAAGTTGTAGCTTGTTCAAGCACTGAGGCAGAGTATAGAGCCCTGGCTCACATCACCTCAGAACTAtgttggttacaaaacttgatCAAGGAGCTGGAACTTCAGTTACCAATTCCTATAGTTTGGACTGACAGTCTTAGTGCAGCAGCTTTAGCAGAAAATCCAGTTCTACATCAAAGGACCAAACATATTGAGATAGATATGCATTTTGTCAGGGATAAAGTCTTGGAAAAATCTCTCCAAATTCGATATGTGCCTACTCGAGATCAGGTTGCTGATGTGTTTACAAAGAGTTTAGGAACTTCCAGGTTTCTCTATCTAAAGAATAAGCTTGGAGTTGTTCAGACTACTTAA
- the LOC107424903 gene encoding soyasapogenol B glucuronide galactosyltransferase — translation MVLKFFWLSIQRGFIIKDWAPQMLILGHPAIGGMVTHCGWNSILEGVNAGLPMITWPVFVEQFYNEKLLTDVLRIGVAVGVKELRNYGQEETMVMKREEIEKAVRVLTGDGEEELEMRKRVIKLQDAANKAVEVRGSSHANLMALINELKLMKVRKITD, via the coding sequence ATGGTCTTGAAGTTCTTCTGGTTATCCATTCAAAGGGGTTTTATAATAAAGGACTGGGCACCCCAAATGCTCATTTTGGGTCATCCAGCAATTGGGGGAATGGTGACGCATTGTGGTTGGAATTCAATACTCGAAGGAGTGAATGCCGGGCTGCCGATGATCACTTGGCCTGTGTTTGTGGAGCAATTTTACAATGAGAAGCTTCTGACCGATGTACTGAGAATTGGTGTGGCGGTAGGAGTGAAGGAATTGAGAAACTATGGGCAAGAAGAGACGATGGTGATGAAGAGAGAGGAGATTGAGAAGGCAGTGAGGGTGTTGACGGGTGATGGAGAAGAGGAATTAGAGATGAGGAAAAGAGTGATAAAGCTTCAAGATGCAGCAAACAAGGCTGTGGAGGTCCGGGGTTCATCTCATGCTAACCTCATGGCTTTGATAAACGAGTTAAAGttaatgaaggtcaggaaaatAACAGACTAG